The Budorcas taxicolor isolate Tak-1 chromosome 18, Takin1.1, whole genome shotgun sequence genome window below encodes:
- the LOC128063710 gene encoding interferon lambda-3-like, translating into MAPGCTLVLVLMLMTAGAVPVPSASRALPPARGCHMAQFKSLSPQELQAFKTARDAFEDSLLQKDWDCSGRLFPKTRDLKHLQVWERPVALEAELALTLTVLEAMANSSLGHTLEQPLLTLQHIHSKLQACVPAQPTAGPRPRGRLHHWLHRLQEAQKKESQDCLEASVMFNLFRLLTRDLKCVASGDQCV; encoded by the exons ATGGCCCCGGGCTGCACGCTGGTGCTGGTGCTGATGCTGATGACTGCAGGAGCAGTTCCTGTGCCCTCTGCCTCCAGGGCCCTCCCACCTGCCAGGGGCTGCCACATGGCCCAGTTCAAGTCTCTGTCCCCTCAAGAGCTGCAGGCCTTCAAGACGGCCAGGGATGCCTTT GAAGACTCGCTCTTGCAGAAGGACTGGGACTGCAGCGGCCGCCTGTTCCCCAAGACCCGGGACCTGAAGCACCTGCAG GTGTGGGAGCGCCCCGTGGCTCTGGAGGCAGAGCTGGCCCTGACTCTGACGGTCCTGGAGGCCATGGCTAACTCGTCCCTGGGCCACACCCTGGAGCAGCCCCTTCTCACGCTGCAGCACATCCACTCCAAGCTCCAGGCCTGT gtCCCAGCTCAGCCCACAGCAGGCCCCAGGCCCCGGGGCCGCCTCCACCACTGGCTGCACCGGCTCCAGGAGGCCCAAAAGAAG GAGTCCCAGGACTGCCTCGAAGCCTCCGTGATGTTCAACCTCTTCCGCCTCCTCACCCGGGACCTGAAATGTGTTGCCAGTGGAGACCAGTGTGTCTGA
- the LOC128063951 gene encoding interferon lambda-4-like, whose translation MECAGTADLGAEMGRSGAAAVVVGLWVLLTVGVAADPNVTGPQPCLLSHYRSLDPRALLAVKALRDHYEEETLSWGPQNCSIRLKRNPPRPSSCAMLRRVARDLADARAVLSSLPSPELFPGVGQTLELLAAAGRDAAACLELARPGSWSRSPRRPGRRPKTRRADSPRCHEATVIFHLLRLLAWDLRLVAHAGPCL comes from the exons ATGGAGTGTGCAGGCACCGCCGACCTAG GAGCAGAGATGGGGCGGAGTGGCGCAGCCGCAGTGGTCGTGGGATTGTGGGTGTTGCTGACTGTGGGTGTAGCTGCCGACCCCAACGTGACTGGGCCTCAGCCCTGCCTCCTCTCACACTATCGCTCCTTGGACCCCCGGGCCCTGCTGGCTGTCAAGGCGCTGAGGGACCACTAT GAAGAAGAGACGCTGAGCTGGGGCCCCCAAAACTGCTCGATCCGCCTGAAGAGGAACCCTCCCCGGCCGTCG TCCTGTGCGATGCTCCGCCGGGTGGCCCGCGACCTCGCCGACGCCCGGGCCGTGCTGAGCAGCCTGCCGAGCCCCGAGCTCTTCCCCGGCGTCGGGCAGACCCTGGAGCTGCTGGCGGCCGCGGGGCGGGACGCGGCGGCCTGC CTCGAGCTGGCCCGGCCAGGCTCCTGGAGCAGGTCCCCGCGGCGGCCCGGGAGGCGTCCCAAGACTCGCCGAGCT GACTCGCCTCGGTGCCACGAAGCCACCGTCATCTTCCACCTCCTGCGCCTGCTCGCGTGGGACCTGCGGCTGGTGGCGCACGCGGGACCTTGTCTGTGA